The following is a genomic window from Calypte anna isolate BGI_N300 chromosome 7, bCalAnn1_v1.p, whole genome shotgun sequence.
AGGTGAATATTGCTTATACTTCAAAACCCAAATATCAGGTAAACACTGAGAAGAGGGTAGAGTCCCATagtttttccttattcttttgAGCTTGCCGGTATAAACGTCCTTggatttctctgtattttagtATACAATTTTCCAGTGAGTTGGCTGCTcacagtttttctctttctcaccaCAGAATCGGTTGTAAGTTGTTTTTGGATCAAATCCCAAGATCTCCCTTTCCTCATGGATCCGGAAGGAAAATGTTGAAACTGAGGTGCCTATAAAATACCTGTGAACAACATCAGAACAGGTATTTGAAGGgaacagacttttaaaatgcaagtaaTTTGTTTCAGTCAAATGAACTTTAATGTtcattgaaataataattaaattatcAAATATATATTCTGTAAATATTGCAGATCAATTATATAATGTCATATGTGATTTCTAAACAGCCATATCTAGGTGAAAAACAATATTCAATTTTGTGACAGTACAATTTGGCTcctcaaagaagaaatacaaatttgGTACCTTGCATGTGCACAGATCCACTGGTCAATCACAGCCAGGCCCCCATCTTTGTAGAGTTCCACCTCCTCCCAAGAGGGTTCAAACCTCACCATCTCAGGCAGCAATTTCTTGAGCAGTTCAACctctgaaaaagagaatgaTACAGATTTTTTACCTTATATACAGCAACTCACTGCAGTCATAAAATTTAAGTGTTTAAGGAAGGAAGCCCTGGGTGAGCAGTTAAGAAGCAACTGAAACCAAAATCTACCTATAAATTTTACAGCAGCTACAACCTGGAAGGAAACAGCTGCCCAAAACTGTTGAACTCTCCATTCAATGATGGAGACATTTGAACTTCCAGTCATTTATAAAAAGTGGTAATCACTGCACTTATTGTCAGGTTATTAATCCTAACTTGACTGTAAATGTGCCTACCCTCCTCAACAGCATCAGTGGCTACAAAAACTTTCTCAAGTTTAAGGATCTCCAAGAGGCTGCGGATTTTCTTGACTGCTCCTTGCAGGGAAGGAACATCTTCTCTGTGACCCCAAATGAAGTCTTTCCTTCTGAGATGAACCCCAAGGTATGGACCACCAACAGCTGTGCCAATCTTAACCTAAGAAAGAAAGATCAATAGACTGTGAAATTTGAGAGCATCACTATTtaatcacacaaaaaaaagcctgaatGCATCATCTCTGGATAATGGCCTGATTTACTCTAACtgcagaaagacattttaaggTATGGATTGGCAGTATTTTGGGACACTTAATGCAGCATTTTGATGTTGGGTGGCCTGCATCACACAGGAGAAACTAGAGTGCAAAATTTTTGTAAACCAAAATTGCTCCCCTTGACCAAATCCACATCTGGCAGTTTGCAGCTGAATTTTACATCCACAGATGATGCTGAATACAGCAGAAATACAAGTTTCTTTAGTGAACCAAGGGTAACAGAAATCTGACACCCAGAACCAGACAACCACACCTCAACAGACTCTGCTATCTGATCAGGGAGAAGACAGTATTGACAGATATGGATatggattgacaggaagctgaacatgagccagcagtgtgcccaggtggccaaggccaatggcatcctggcctggatcaggaacagtgtggccagcaggtccagggaagggattctgcccctgtactcagccctggtgaggccacacctcgagtcctgtgtccagttctgggcccctcagttcaggaaggagattgaggtgctggagtggatccaaaggagggcaaccaggctggtgaagggactcgagcacagaccctatgaggagaggctgagggagctgggggtgttgaggctggagaagaggaggctcaggggagacctcatcactctctacaactccctgaaaggaggttggagccaggggggggggtggtCTCTTTTaccagacgactttcaacaagacaagagggcatggtcttaagttgtgccaggggaggtttaggttggacattagaaagaatttctttacggagagggtgatcagacattggaatgggctgcccagggaagtagtggattctccatccctggagatatttaaaaagagactggatgtggcactcagtgccatggtctggtaactgcagcaggaatggatcaagggttggacttgatgatctctgaggtcccttccaacccagccaattctatgattctacgatagTACAGTAGGAGCATGCATGTCCACCTTGATCTGAGTAGGGAGAGCTGAATTCACATGTCTTCAAATACTTCCTGCAGAGTACAGCCAGGAGGAGTAcaagaatgaagaaagaaaaaaaaattttacgGGAAACAGACTGTTAAGATTTTACCTTCATTTGTGTCCAGTCCTCTTTGTAATGAGTCCTGTCTGCTTCATCCGTGGATTGAAGATATTTGTTTCTAAACTCATCTCCCACTACACGGAGGTGTTTAGCAAACACCATGCTCCTACGGGTCTATTGGAATAAGAGCAGATGGCAAATCAGAAAAAGGGAGAGCTAAAAATTGCTAAGTGGAGATAGCTTCATATACACAGAGCTTCCAGGATGCAGTTACTTCTGATACCTCCATGCAGCACTACAAGCAACAATTTCTAACCTTTCACGTGAGCTTTAACTCTTTAGTCTTAATCATAAGCACATTTATAACCAGCATACTCATGGGATCCTGCAATACAGGGTAGACTGTAGTAATTTACACAACAGAACACATAATATATCAAATTAACACTCTAGCAATATAGCCCACCTTTGGGAACAAAAGCTGGGTAAATATTTCACCTTGTAAAACAcaccagcttaaaaaaaacagtcaTGTGTCTAGCCACAGACACACACCTAGCAAATTCAGTGGAAAAGTGTCAAAAAAGGAATTACTTTGTTCACCTGTCAATAATAAGCTCTTTCAAAAATTCTGTGATGTAGTTACCACTGCACACAGTCCCACACACCCTTCTCTTTCACAGGCACAGACAACAGAACTAAGGAAATCCCATGTGATTACACCACATAAGAAGGACACTTGGCAATTTGGTGTCATTCTTAACTTCCTACAAGTTTGCTGCCTCTCGTGATTGGGACCAAAGAAGGTGCAACAAAACCAATTCTTTTCAATTTCTGACAGCCTCTCTTTTCTCAGCACAGGGAAGCCCACGTGGACAGAGTTCACTCCACAGTGGAGAAGCCAGGCAGAGAGTTATTAGTGCTCTAAGACATGGCCACATTGATGGTGCCTTTGCCTTGCTCTAAGTGAAGAGGCAGGAACTGCTCtctaacagcttttttttgtcCACCTTTTTCCAGAGCAGCCATTCCTTCATATGCCAAGCTTGCTGTTGGTTGAAGTGGTTCCCCCCTCCCTTATCATTCAGTAAGGCACAAAACAACTTAGTCTTGATCCATCACACCTGGAAATCCACACTCCTCTAAATTATTTAATGGAAGTACAAAGCCTGCTCTTCTAGCATCTTGGAAGGTGTCAGCACCGAACCCGTCCCAAATCCTCCAGCAAAGCATTTCTGTCAAGGGAGAACCTACATGCTGTCTGCTGAGGTTCAGAGAGAGACATTTCCCCTCCTTTCTGGAATGTCAACACAATGTGTTCCGATGGAGTCACTGGGCACCTTAGCCAAGGTGTGAGGCACAGGGTTACAGCAAATGTGCAGGCAACCCCTAGCAGTGCAGTGCACTGGGAAGCACAAACATTCTGGGAATTCTCTTGGAAACTTTCATCTTGAGGCTGACTAGACAAGAAACAGCACATATCTGCTGATGGCAGAGTGTTTCATAGGGGAGGTCCTTCTAAACACAATGCCCTGCAGTGCTGAGTCTTTGGGGGTAAGACAACAGGACAAATTCCTGCATTACATTAACACACAGCAGCCTGAAGACCACCTTTAGCATATaccactgaaacagaagaaacaaattactttaaagaaaagaaaccagaggCAAAACTGCAGCACATACCAGTTATTGGATTTTTATCAGAACCAAGCAGAAAGTCTAGAGAAGCTGACTAGAAAATACTCACATTCCAATAATCTTTCCCTCCGTAGTGGTCGTGAAGAAGGTTTTCAGCTCTGTCTAACATCACTGACCTATTAGAAATTGTAAAACTGAGTGCAGTTTCCTTAAGAATAGAATTTACATTCTGATGTTTCTTTATACAGGTACTAGGATAAAGCACCAACTGATCTGTTTGCAaagggggcaggggggaggagCAGGCTGACAGCCTCTTCTCTATTAAGCAAATTGTGGCCCCCAGCCTGCTAGGGAGAGATGGGAACTATGCCACTTCCTGCTCTCTTCCTTAATAAATAGCACTCTTAATTCTGACAGTTAAACATGAACAAGCATTAATGGCCCATCATGTATTCCTCATAatagctgctgctggagaaacaaGATTGCCAACAGGAAGAGCCATGTAAAGGGGAGAAGTTTGTTGATGGCTCAATGAAGGGGCAGATGAAACTACTGTAGGAGTCCAtctagtaaaaaaacccaacaaacttgCTTCAACTAATAAGTTAAGGGGTGTGATGCTCAGGAATGAGGACAGTTTGACAAAGGTGTCATGGCAACACTCACCAAAGGTCAAAAAGAGAAGCTTCTATAGTAGGAATTaccagaaaaaggagagagcacTAAGCAGAGCATGTCATTGTATCACTGTGTAATGGACTGACCCACACCCATTGTGCAGGATGGATCCAGCTGGACTCTAAAGGCTCAGAGAATGGCAGTGAGGATGACCAAAGGTATGGAATGGCTTCCACATAAAGAACAACTAAAGAAGCCAGGACTCTGCAGAGGAGACAACTGAGGGGAAATATGATAGGGAGATGCAAAGTCATGCTTGGAGTAGAGCTGTTTGTTCACTGCCTGTTGCACTGCACAGACTAGGAGACATTAGATGGAACTTGCAGGTCAGAGGTGGATTTTCACAGTGTGCATGGTTAAGGTGCAAAACCTTTAGGCCTTGTCCCAGGATTTTGTGGATGGGGTGGAAGGGAAGTTTGTGCACATCCATGCTGAAGGACAGAAGAGACAGGACAATCACTTTCAGCTCTGAAGGTCCCTACAACCACAAATTTGGAGAGTGTGACAGGAGTTAGGGGAAGCACAACACACTTGCTCAGTTCTTCTACCTTTTTGCAGGTATCTGATTTTAGCCTCTTGGATTTCACATGCTTTAACTTGAAACACTGTAGCTGCCCTTATGTTGCTGTTATGATGGTACTTCTTCCTACTTGTGTCTGATTGAGAAATGTGATCTTGTGGATAAGGCATCCTGACTGCCTATTAAGAACACTTAAGCACCactcctgatttttcttttgacctTCCTCATTGCCAAACCTTTGACAGTTGCCTTGAAAGACTTAACTGTAGGGCTAAACATGGAGACCTCTATGTCTTATTTAATCCAGTTTTCTGCTGTCACTAACAGAGATTATGGTGTAACTCCTACAAACGGGGCAACATTCCTGGTAAAAAACAAGACCttgcttcctcctctcccagtgGGAGATACTACAGATCCCCACTCCTCTGCTTAGGGGaattttcatctcattttcaaTTAATTGTTTAATGTCAAAatcttgggtgtttttttctcttatggtAGAACTGCACCTCAGCCTACATGGGTTTTGTTTCTCCTATTGATTTAGTCCCTTGCTGTATTAAAAGACAGTGATTATTTCCTCTTCCTGTTCTCCCCTGCATCCCAGTAGCTTTTGCTTTACTACGGTGCCTTCAGCTGTTACAGGGTCACAGCTGACTGGAAATATTTGACACTGGAATTAATCTAAGTGTAGATTCTCATGGACaagctttcctttcctctgatCACCCTGGAAGTATCTCAGAGCAGAAAACCAGAGCATGTTGCTTGCTTTCTCTAAACCTGGCTCACAGTATTGATGATGAGTATCACAGGAGACCAGACATAGCAACTTGAGATCAAAGATATGGCTTGGGAAACACGAATTCCACTGTTTGTTCCCTCCTGACCCAGCATCAAAGGGTAAAAGAAGGAAAGGTAAACAGAGGGTGGCAAAGACATTTAGCTGCATGACAGAGAATATGAAGGAGCTCAAGGCTATTTCCTTTTGACTGCAGCATTTAACCTAACTTACAGTCAGGTGTATCTTACAGTGTAAATTCCTTCTGTAGTGATTTTAATAGATTACAATAACTTGGTGATGAAGTGGGACATAGCCAGGAAGTTCCCCATGCTCTTCCCAGCATGCAAGACAACAGTCAGTAACACAAGGCAACTCACTTTGCTGTAGTGTTCTTCAAAAGGATGGGAGCCACAATAGAGGCAGACCCTTGGACAGACAAACAAGAGACATTTAGGCCTCGTGTTTCCTCATAACCCCAGAACCATCCcctgaaaaaggagaaaaagtattGATTCACATGCTTGAATTTTCAATTAATGCCACAtatagcaaaataaataaagagtaAACCCTAGAGAGATGATTTATAATGTAAATAAACAAGCCAGCTCCTTTCTTTGTGTGAAACAAAAACtcctaaaattaaattttctagTATTAGTGTAACATTTTACTACTGATAAGGCTTTACAAGTAAAGTCAACACCCTAGGATCCAAAATTTCACAGACAACACGACAACAACTGCACTAGTCTGTTCTGTAGGCAAATGTCTCatgaaatacaatttaaaagaCTGACAGGACTGCTAGAAATTACCTGTAGTACCCATGTTTGTCTTTGGAGTACACAAGCTGATCAATGCACGGCCTTTCatctattttttcctcccatgtTCCTTCTTTCCATCCTTCTGCATAGCCTTGTAGAACATAAATCTGTTCAATAAAGGGCCCACCTGATTCTGagcaaaaggcaaagcaaagcatttttgaGTATGAAAAACCACACAATGAAGGTAGGAACTGGTATTACTTGCTGTTAAAAATCTGCTAGGTATGCTAATATTACACTATTCTCTTCCACGTTTTCCCtataaaagaggaaaggaagatatagggttggactctatgatctcttaaggtcccttccaacccctaacattctgtgattcagtgatcTGTGTGAGCCAGAAAAGCTGTAAAGGTCAGGGGATGTGACAATCTGCACCTGCCACACAGCTATGTGTGATGTAATGTGCCAGACAGAACTGAATCACCATGCAAATGTAAATTTAAGAGCTGGGCAAGACACACCATGAAGCATAGGTTTTCAGTGCTGTATGCACTGAAAGGGATGAGTTCCTTGCATATAATAAATGCAAGTTCTTTCCCTGAATTTCAGGGGTTTATacattttttactgaaaagtaGGGGGCAATGATTTGGTGGcctttatttcctttgcctAAAAAGTCTGTGACACTGCTGCAGGATTTGGTATATGGTGGTTAGGTCAACATGGCATTCAGTCCTAAAGGAACCAACTTAATGGTTTTCATATTTCTAGGGAAAGCCTCTCACTTTTTGTACACAAAAAGTGGGGGATACATATTTTGAGTACGTGCAGCACTGACAATGAAAAAGTTCACTGAAGAATTAACTTTTACTGTCCAATCACCTCCAGAAAAATGTGGCTTGTCTGGATTTGGACACAGTGCTGCAGGCTGCCTCTCTCTCCTTGCAGCATTGCTACTGTTGCCAGAATCATGcagaaatacttattttaacCATAGACATTAACTGCCTTTCTCTGGGGTCCCTAGGAAGTCAAAGGGACAACAGTGCTACATCTAATGAGCTGCCAAATAATTGTGTTATTTGTTCCTAGCTGTTTTTTATTCAGCACCATTCTTTCCCATCCCTCCTTTTGCCaatttagccttttttttatttcacatataAGGATAAAGGCACGTATATGGATAAATCTGTAAAGAAGCCACCTCAAATAGTTAGGTAATCATAGACCACAGGTTATATGACTCCATACTCTACCTGCAAGGAACTGCTCATATTCAATGACAGGGATGTTCCTGTTGAGGTTTGGGAGATCGAAGAACTCAGACCAAGGGATCCGGACCTGAAGGATGTTTGGGTTCTGCCAGTGATAAAGAGGTCCCCAAGGAGGCAAAACTAACACCCAGTTCTCACTTTTCAGCAAAGTCTTTAGAAGGGAAGCAATGCGAATATAAACATCTCTGCGAAGGTTGAACCCTTCAGGAGGATTTACATCATACAAGAGGTAcctgaggagaaaagaaagcaatataATTACTTCAGGGAGTTtaaactttttatatttttttgtttatccCACAAACATGTCTCCCCTCAGATGTCTTGTACATTCTGAAGGTCACATGGTGAGAATGATGAAACAACTGGCCCATTACTGGTGGTAATTCCAGTAAGCTAAATAAGAAGGCAAGAAAACATGTTCAGGAGAGACAAGGAAAGGACCTATTCCCCTTGTCACACTCAGAGCAGGAAAGCCCCGAGATAGCTGTGACAGCAGCATCTTCCAGGAATGGCCCAAACAGCACCAGCAGGTGACCTAACATGACCACCAGCTGGTGGCTCTGACACACACATGGCAGGCCACGAGCGGGGGGACCCCTCAGGGCACCACACAAGAGGCTGGGTTGAGAGGAGGGTCCCACCGGCGACAGGGCTATCCCCGGCAGGCAGGACTGGCCTGCGGCGGGGGACCCTCTCTGGGTCTGAGCGGTGACAACTCTCCAGGCGAGGCCCCGGGGACCCGTCCCCACCTGGTACGCTgcgcggcggcggctgcgggcAGCGAGGAGGCGGCGTGGCCGGCGCGGAGAGCGTCCGGCGGCGGCTGagcggcggcgggaggcggcggcggggcgaGGGCGgtcaggcacagcagcagcagcggcggcagtagcccggggccggggccggtGGCCACCATCGTCCCGACTCGTCCGGGGCACCCCCGGCCCGGCGCCTCCGTCCCTCGGTGCGCGGGCAGGAAGAGGCGAGCGCGGCGTCCCCGGAGCGGCTCCTTCAGAAGAGGCCGGCGGTCAGGGGCCGCAGGCTGGCACCGGTGACCCGGTTCAGCTCTTCCAGGATCTCCACCTCCTTCTGGTACATCTGCAGGAGAGAAGCCACGGGCAGCGCCGTGCTCCGCGGCCGGGCTGGTGGCGTCCCGGCGCCTGCCAACGCCGGCATCACGGAGAGCCACAGCTTCGGACCGGACCCGCTGGTTCCCGGTCCACTGGGCAGGGGAGGCGAGACGGGGTAATGCTCTCCACCCGGGCAAGACCTGACACGGGCTGGATACCGCACGCCTTCCCCTGCTCTGAGGTATCGCCGTACCTGCTGCCACTCAGGTTTAGTGTCGTGCCGGTAGCCGAGCAAATGGCACAGTCCGTGGGCTGCCGTCACCTGCGCACAGAAAGAGGCAAGGACAGAAGGCATCTATTACAAACTTAATCCCGATGCCAGTAGCTCAGTAGCACAGACAACCCCCGCACCAGCCAGGATAGGAGGAGAGCTCATGGTAACCGCGTAGCAAGTCATTTGCCGTTTTGCCAGAGGTTGCCAGCGCTCTGAATACAAAACGACACAGATGAGGTAGCACCCGAACTCGCCACTTACTCATTTGAAGTTTTAAAACACAAGGTAAGCTGCAAGCTCATCACCTGCTCGTTTAGCCCAGCCAGGCCAGGAAAGCGGCAGCCGCTCCCCGGTCCCTGGGGGACAACCTCTGGCTGTCCTTCTCTGAAACACCGAACTAGAGGAACCGCTGTCCGCGGTGGGGCTCACCACCAGGACGCTGTCAAAGTCCTCCCCGGTGTCGCGGCACTGCTGATGGATGTACTCCACCCCCAGAAAGATGTCTCCTAAGTTGTACTCGTCGCGGCAGCGCGGCCGCGGCAGCTCCCCAGCCGCCACCCggtggagagggaaggagaggacgTCGGTGGGCTCAGGACACTGCCGGTACGCGCCGTTGAGGCGCCGCATCAGCTCATTGCCGGCGCAGACCAACCCCACGTCGAAGCGGGAGGCTCCCAGGGCTTCCCGCAGGGCGCAGACAGC
Proteins encoded in this region:
- the POFUT2 gene encoding GDP-fucose protein O-fucosyltransferase 2 translates to MVATGPGPGLLPPLLLLCLTALAPPPPPAAAQPPPDALRAGHAASSLPAAAAAQRTRYLLYDVNPPEGFNLRRDVYIRIASLLKTLLKSENWVLVLPPWGPLYHWQNPNILQVRIPWSEFFDLPNLNRNIPVIEYEQFLAESGGPFIEQIYVLQGYAEGWKEGTWEEKIDERPCIDQLVYSKDKHGYYRGWFWGYEETRGLNVSCLSVQGSASIVAPILLKNTTAKSVMLDRAENLLHDHYGGKDYWNTRRSMVFAKHLRVVGDEFRNKYLQSTDEADRTHYKEDWTQMKVKIGTAVGGPYLGVHLRRKDFIWGHREDVPSLQGAVKKIRSLLEILKLEKVFVATDAVEEEVELLKKLLPEMVRFEPSWEEVELYKDGGLAVIDQWICAHARYFIGTSVSTFSFRIHEEREILGFDPKTTYNRFCGEKEKNCEQPTHWKIVY
- the YBEY gene encoding endoribonuclease YbeY, translated to MSVALRNAQRSVLVRRAPLRRAVCALREALGASRFDVGLVCAGNELMRRLNGAYRQCPEPTDVLSFPLHRVAAGELPRPRCRDEYNLGDIFLGVEYIHQQCRDTGEDFDSVLVVTAAHGLCHLLGYRHDTKPEWQQMYQKEVEILEELNRVTGASLRPLTAGLF